A genomic region of Bradyrhizobium sp. ORS 278 contains the following coding sequences:
- a CDS encoding branched-chain amino acid ABC transporter permease: MGLSLIIMQLFSGIALAAVLVITALGLTIVFGMLGVVNFAHGALFMIGAYAGLYLASLTGSFWWGLVLAPVLVGAFGMLIEFLLVRRLYGRSIDDPLLLTFGLSYILVEGVRIVFGSDGIPFPTPPQLIGVVDLGVGFFPKYRLFVIALVGVVLLLLWLMLEKTRIGLIVRAGARDPQIMRVLGVDIGKVWLAIFGLGVGLAALGGVLAGPMRSVNPEMGTLVLAEAFVVTVIGGLGSIIGAVVAGLMVGICISMVALFAPEMATIVMFALMAAVLLVRPQGLFGVKGRA, from the coding sequence ATGGGCCTCTCGCTGATCATCATGCAGCTGTTCTCCGGCATCGCCCTCGCGGCGGTGCTGGTGATCACGGCGCTCGGCCTCACCATCGTGTTCGGCATGCTCGGCGTGGTCAATTTCGCCCATGGCGCGCTGTTCATGATCGGGGCCTATGCCGGGCTGTACCTGGCGTCGCTGACCGGCAGCTTCTGGTGGGGGCTGGTGCTCGCGCCGGTGCTGGTCGGCGCCTTCGGCATGCTGATCGAGTTCCTCCTTGTTCGTCGCCTGTACGGGCGGTCGATCGATGACCCCCTGCTGCTCACCTTTGGCCTCAGCTACATCCTGGTCGAGGGCGTGCGCATCGTGTTCGGCAGCGACGGCATTCCGTTTCCGACGCCGCCGCAGCTGATCGGCGTGGTCGATCTCGGCGTCGGCTTCTTTCCGAAATACCGGCTGTTCGTGATCGCGCTGGTGGGGGTCGTGCTGCTGCTGCTCTGGCTGATGCTGGAGAAGACCCGCATCGGCCTGATCGTCCGCGCCGGCGCGCGTGATCCTCAGATCATGCGCGTGCTCGGCGTCGACATCGGCAAGGTGTGGCTCGCGATCTTCGGCCTCGGCGTCGGGCTCGCCGCGCTCGGCGGCGTGCTGGCCGGGCCGATGCGCAGCGTCAATCCTGAAATGGGCACGCTGGTGCTGGCGGAAGCCTTCGTCGTCACCGTGATCGGCGGCCTCGGCTCGATCATAGGCGCGGTCGTCGCCGGGCTGATGGTCGGCATCTGCATCAGTATGGTGGCGCTCTTCGCGCCTGAAATGGCGACTATTGTGATGTTCGCCTTGATGGCGGCCGTGCTGCTGGTCCGGCCACAAGGCCTGTTCGGCGTCAAGGGGAGGGCGTGA
- a CDS encoding ABC transporter substrate-binding protein: protein MPGFETKLRPAGLSRRKALMAMSAGAAALAMPRLGRAADDSIRIGFPTPLTGPFAAEARDQVKCAELAVKLVNDKGGIAGRKVELLVRDDKLNAGEAATRTLELIEKDKVHAVVGALSSAVQLAVNEVTRARGVIYVSISQSDTINEVKDFSKYTFHEALNPHMTTAAVARQTLKKGMKVAHLVADYAYGHEMLRGFKRAQAAIGAESVGEILHPFGAADYSTFMPRLMSLRPDVLCISNFGRDQANAIKQAVDFGIKQQMKIVVPVILHNQRLAVGPDVFEGVVGGANYYWGLETQNNTAAEFNTAFRAANGGAIPTDYGAYGYSGVGSLLQAMQAAGGTETDKVVAALEGLQYDLTKGPQHYRKCDHQSVQSVLVLESKKKSAMANENDLFAIVASDPGAEEMLRSCSELGHAT from the coding sequence ATGCCAGGCTTCGAGACCAAGCTGCGACCTGCCGGACTATCCCGCCGCAAGGCATTGATGGCCATGTCGGCGGGCGCCGCCGCGTTGGCGATGCCGCGGCTCGGCCGCGCCGCCGACGACAGCATCCGCATCGGTTTCCCGACGCCGCTGACCGGCCCGTTCGCGGCCGAGGCCCGCGATCAGGTCAAATGCGCCGAGCTCGCCGTCAAGCTGGTCAACGACAAGGGCGGCATCGCCGGCCGCAAAGTCGAGCTTCTGGTGCGCGACGACAAGCTCAATGCCGGCGAGGCGGCGACGCGGACGCTGGAGCTGATCGAGAAGGACAAGGTGCACGCCGTCGTTGGCGCGCTGTCCAGCGCGGTGCAGCTCGCCGTCAACGAGGTGACCCGCGCTCGCGGCGTGATCTATGTCTCGATCAGCCAGTCCGACACCATCAACGAGGTGAAGGATTTCAGCAAATATACCTTCCACGAAGCGCTGAACCCGCACATGACCACGGCGGCAGTGGCGCGGCAGACGCTCAAGAAAGGCATGAAGGTCGCGCATCTCGTCGCCGACTATGCCTATGGCCATGAGATGCTGCGCGGCTTCAAGCGCGCGCAAGCCGCCATCGGCGCCGAGAGCGTCGGCGAGATCCTGCATCCGTTCGGCGCCGCCGACTACTCCACCTTCATGCCGCGGCTGATGTCGCTGCGTCCGGACGTGCTGTGCATCAGCAATTTCGGCCGCGACCAGGCCAATGCGATCAAGCAGGCCGTCGATTTCGGCATCAAGCAGCAGATGAAGATCGTCGTGCCGGTCATCCTGCACAACCAGCGCCTCGCGGTCGGTCCCGACGTGTTCGAGGGCGTGGTCGGCGGCGCGAACTACTACTGGGGCCTGGAAACCCAGAACAACACGGCGGCCGAGTTCAACACCGCGTTCCGCGCGGCCAATGGCGGCGCTATCCCGACCGACTATGGCGCCTATGGCTATTCCGGCGTCGGCTCGCTGCTGCAGGCGATGCAGGCGGCTGGCGGCACCGAGACCGACAAGGTCGTCGCGGCGCTGGAAGGGCTGCAGTACGACCTGACCAAGGGTCCGCAGCATTATCGCAAATGCGACCATCAGTCGGTGCAATCGGTGCTGGTGCTGGAATCGAAGAAGAAATCAGCCATGGCCAACGAGAACGACCTGTTCGCGATCGTGGCCAGCGACCCCGGCGCCGAGGAGATGCTGCGCAGCTGCAGCGAACTCGGCCACGCGACCTGA